Proteins from a single region of Streptomyces sp. HUAS 15-9:
- a CDS encoding LysR family transcriptional regulator, producing MDSSSLDLNLLRTFLAVYRSGSFTGAGQLLGLSQPTVTTQMRTLERQAGRELFERLPRGVAPTAVADELAARIAAPLDELAAVVSPHPGPGGRTDPVHLAGPAEFLCISVLPALAPLVAEGVRLRVATGLTDPLLDELRAGRHDLVISTTRPRGRTLSAVPLADEEFVLVAAPVWAERLKRQLAVEGPAVLHLVPLITYAEDLPIARRYWRHVFGRRLSCPAALTVPDLRGVLAAVTAGAGFTVLPRYLCRDQLASGALVPLHEPADPPINTAFLVQRPGRSENPDVARVRDHLLQIARSW from the coding sequence GTGGACAGCTCCTCCCTCGACCTGAACCTGCTGCGCACCTTCCTGGCCGTCTACCGGTCGGGCTCCTTCACCGGTGCCGGGCAGTTGCTGGGGCTGTCGCAGCCCACGGTGACCACCCAGATGCGCACCCTGGAGCGGCAGGCCGGGCGGGAGCTGTTCGAGCGGCTTCCCAGGGGCGTCGCGCCGACGGCCGTCGCCGACGAGCTGGCCGCGCGGATCGCCGCACCGCTCGACGAACTCGCGGCCGTGGTAAGCCCGCACCCCGGGCCGGGCGGCCGCACCGACCCGGTCCATCTGGCCGGGCCCGCGGAGTTCCTGTGCATCAGTGTGCTGCCCGCCCTTGCACCGCTGGTGGCGGAGGGCGTACGGCTGCGCGTGGCGACCGGGCTCACGGACCCGCTGCTGGACGAACTGCGCGCGGGCCGCCACGACCTGGTGATCTCCACGACCCGTCCGCGCGGCCGCACTCTGAGCGCGGTCCCGCTCGCGGACGAGGAGTTCGTGCTGGTCGCCGCTCCCGTGTGGGCCGAGCGGCTGAAACGGCAATTGGCCGTCGAGGGCCCCGCCGTGCTGCATCTGGTGCCCCTGATCACCTACGCCGAGGACCTTCCGATCGCCCGCCGCTACTGGCGCCATGTCTTCGGCCGGCGGCTCTCCTGCCCCGCTGCCCTGACGGTGCCCGATCTGCGCGGCGTCCTGGCGGCGGTGACCGCGGGCGCGGGCTTCACCGTGCTGCCCCGCTACCTCTGCCGCGATCAGCTGGCCTCCGGCGCCCTCGTACCGCTCCACGAGCCCGCCGATCCGCCCATCAACACGGCCTTCCTGGTCCAGCGCCCCGGCCGGTCCGAGAACCCCGACGTGGCCCGCGTCCGCGACCATCTGCTGCAGATCGCGCGGTCCTGGTAG
- a CDS encoding HD domain-containing protein, which produces MTLTNVLSIAVDETRDPPLRPLPPRAAALLQRLDAPPRLVAHLRAVHDVAARLAGWAQEHCPALEFDRDAVLFGAATHDIGKTLRRGELSGPGARHEEAGRELLLAHGVEASLARFAGTHASWDVPGVGVEDLLVSLADKVWKNKRVPALEDSVVARLSRAGGRPEWEEFLRLDEVLTAIGEVADRRLAYQMSHPVTRR; this is translated from the coding sequence GTGACCCTCACGAACGTGCTCTCGATCGCCGTGGACGAAACCCGGGACCCGCCGCTGAGACCGCTTCCGCCGAGGGCCGCCGCGCTGCTGCAACGACTTGATGCCCCGCCCCGCCTGGTCGCCCACCTCCGGGCGGTGCACGATGTCGCGGCACGGCTGGCCGGCTGGGCCCAAGAACACTGCCCGGCACTGGAGTTCGACCGGGACGCGGTGCTCTTCGGGGCCGCCACCCATGACATCGGCAAGACCCTGCGCCGCGGCGAGCTCTCCGGTCCCGGCGCGCGGCACGAGGAGGCCGGACGTGAACTCCTGCTGGCGCACGGGGTCGAGGCGTCACTGGCCCGGTTCGCCGGTACGCACGCGTCCTGGGACGTCCCGGGGGTCGGGGTGGAGGACCTGCTGGTGAGCCTGGCGGACAAGGTCTGGAAGAACAAGCGGGTCCCCGCCCTGGAGGACTCGGTCGTGGCGCGGCTCTCCCGGGCCGGCGGTCGGCCGGAGTGGGAGGAGTTCCTGCGGCTGGACGAGGTCCTCACGGCCATCGGTGAGGTCGCCGACCGTAGGCTGGCGTACCAGATGTCCCATCCCGTGACACGAAGGTGA
- a CDS encoding GNAT family N-acetyltransferase: protein MYATSLGDDGAVLCPLEPCQAGEFLAHVDRGREFIGRFNGLPDVVKDLESSRAFLRAYAEKAASDTGRIAGILVDGDLVGAVVLRRLDVGQGIAEAGCWLEPSAVGRGLVTRAARVLIDWAVRERGIHRVEWWVSPENAPSIAVARRLGMSKDGVLRESYLYRGKRHDEEIWSVLAPEWLR from the coding sequence ATGTACGCGACTTCCCTGGGCGACGACGGCGCCGTGCTCTGCCCCCTCGAGCCGTGTCAGGCAGGGGAGTTCCTGGCCCATGTGGACCGGGGGCGGGAGTTCATCGGCCGGTTCAACGGGCTGCCGGACGTCGTCAAGGACCTGGAGTCGAGCCGGGCGTTCCTGCGCGCGTACGCGGAGAAGGCCGCGTCGGACACCGGGCGGATCGCCGGGATCCTGGTGGACGGCGATCTGGTCGGCGCGGTCGTGCTGCGCCGGCTGGACGTCGGGCAGGGGATCGCCGAGGCGGGCTGCTGGCTGGAGCCCTCGGCGGTGGGCAGGGGGCTGGTGACGCGCGCCGCGCGCGTGCTCATCGACTGGGCGGTCAGGGAGCGCGGAATCCACCGCGTCGAGTGGTGGGTGTCCCCGGAGAACGCGCCGAGCATCGCCGTTGCCCGGCGGCTCGGGATGAGCAAGGACGGGGTACTGCGGGAGAGTTACCTCTATCGGGGGAAACGGCACGACGAGGAGATCTGGTCGGTGCTGGCACCGGAGTGGCTCCGCTGA
- a CDS encoding transmembrane-type terpene cyclase yields MHAVHTVFLLGTGVFWTTAYVLLIRTGSRERTFGMPVVAFATNISWEFMFAFVRPPSGLGHVINIVWFCFDVAVGYTVVRFGRAEFPYLPDRLFLPALAALLLLAYPGMNYVSEEFDAGDGVLTAFGSNLAMSGMFLAMLAARRGTRGQSVGIALAKLLGTACASLTMLSDPDGDPRYDNALMYYLYIGCLVVDLAYVYAVFAVRRAEGAAVPGELAAQSAVQG; encoded by the coding sequence ATGCACGCGGTGCACACGGTGTTTCTCCTGGGGACGGGAGTCTTCTGGACCACCGCCTACGTGCTGCTGATCCGGACCGGATCACGGGAGCGGACGTTCGGCATGCCCGTCGTGGCGTTCGCCACCAACATCAGCTGGGAGTTCATGTTCGCCTTCGTGCGGCCGCCGTCCGGTCTCGGACACGTCATCAACATCGTGTGGTTCTGCTTCGACGTGGCCGTCGGCTACACCGTCGTCCGCTTCGGCCGGGCCGAGTTCCCCTACCTGCCCGACCGGTTGTTCCTGCCCGCGCTGGCCGCACTGCTGCTCCTTGCCTATCCGGGCATGAACTACGTCTCCGAGGAGTTCGACGCGGGCGACGGCGTCCTCACCGCGTTCGGCAGCAACCTGGCGATGTCCGGGATGTTCCTGGCGATGCTGGCCGCGCGCCGTGGGACGCGCGGCCAGTCCGTGGGCATCGCGCTGGCCAAACTCCTGGGCACCGCCTGCGCCTCCCTGACGATGCTCAGCGACCCCGACGGGGACCCGCGCTACGACAACGCCCTGATGTACTACCTCTACATCGGCTGCCTCGTCGTCGACCTCGCCTACGTGTACGCGGTGTTCGCC
- a CDS encoding TfoX/Sxy family protein: protein MAYDEGLAQRIRERPGGDPDIVEKRMFGGTGFLCRGNMAVGVSGDDLIVRTAPDATDAALARPGARLFDRPGRPMRGWILVAGPALTDDAVLGEWIDEGHGFAAGLPPK, encoded by the coding sequence ATGGCGTACGACGAAGGACTGGCCCAGCGGATCCGGGAGCGGCCGGGCGGGGATCCGGACATCGTGGAGAAGCGGATGTTCGGCGGGACCGGCTTCCTGTGCCGCGGCAACATGGCCGTGGGCGTGAGCGGTGACGACCTGATCGTGCGCACCGCCCCCGACGCCACGGATGCGGCCCTGGCCCGCCCGGGTGCCCGCCTCTTCGACCGGCCCGGGCGTCCGATGCGCGGCTGGATCCTGGTCGCCGGCCCGGCCCTGACCGACGACGCGGTACTGGGCGAGTGGATCGACGAGGGACACGGCTTCGCGGCGGGCCTGCCGCCCAAGTGA